The DNA segment GGAATTCGATNaatatttatataataaaacagTATTTCGCTCAGTCAATACGATTAAATTCGTCCGATCGATTAGACCGTTCTTTTAGATAGatccatttataaaaatattagtctCCCGTTCTCTGCCTGATATTACTATCATGACATATGTTTTTGTGAAAGGTCTATTTTTACTTATCACTCCCCACTTTCAAATTCATCCAGTTTCAAGAATCTTATGTTGGCTAAAGGTCACATCCATTGGTGACTGGAGGATAAGGTGGTGGTATTTCGAAATCTCTGGCCAACTTATGGATGACAATGGGGTGACGACTTTGTCATCTTCGTCTCTGAATTCTATCTCCGTTTTTATACTTAGATTTTGTTACGGGTTATGTCCGATTTAACCAGTCAAATGGTTCTTAATCCATATTCGGATCGGACTCTTGATCGGTTCTCAATCCAATCCACCGTTTCGGTTTTGAAAACTCTGCTTGGGAACCCTCCAAAAGTGATTCTATGATCATGCTATTTCTCATGAATCCACTatcgataaaataaaaaaataaaaaaaacaaaaggaaatGGCGGAAAAAAGCAAAAGATTTTGCAAATGGGATTCCTATTGGTTTTTGTATTTCACACTTATTTACAAGATTTGTTGAAACTTTATATAAAGTTATGATTACTTTTGGTGTGACATTAATGGAGACACAAGTCTATCACACACCCGTGAAAAGAAATGGATTTGTTTGAGCACAGTTTAGATcgattggaaaaaaaaaatcataatgtgaaaaaaatgatgaaatataaAGATTAAATgcaaaaaacttgtgtaagacggtctcacggatcgtattttgtgagacggatctcctatttgggtcatccataaaaaaatattactttttattgtaaatatcggtaggattgactggtcttacatataaatattcgtgagaccgtctcacaagagacatattcAAGATTTAATTATTACTTGTCATATGTTTTAATGTTTTGGAGTCATTCTCGAAGTCATTTTAGTCTTATTTCTTTTATCCGTATTTGATTTTTTCATTTAGGATTTTTCAGATAAATTCTgccgtttaaaaaaaaaaaaaaatttgtaagtttCGTCATTAAATCTAACGAACCCTATGAACTTAGCCCAACATTGAACGTAATGCATCACCTTTCTTATCCATACCGAAATCCATATCCCTTTCGCCATCGATCTTTATTTAAGCCGAATTCCAACTTTTGAAAACAAGTTGGTCTACTTCTCTTGCCCTCCAAAGGTCCAAGCTAGGATAAGTCATCCAAATCATTTTGATCAATCTTTACAATCTTGTTTTCAGTCCATTCTGACTTGTTGATTGTTTCATGACAGATAACTAACGATGGAAAACGAAGTGGTGATCATCAAAGATAGGAAAACCGAATGTTCGCCCCGCGAATCGGATGTTTTATCTCCGACGTCAAAGATGATGAATGCCGGAGGGATCTCTAGGCAAGGTAGTATTACTAAGCACGACTGCGTGTGTGCTCCTACCACACATGCTGGTTCGTTTCGTTGCAGGTTACACCGTTCACCGAGCCTCAACCGGACCAAGAGCACTGACTCCCCGGCTTGCCCGGATTCACAATCTAAGGCATAATCTATGTATGCATGCTCTTTACCATGATATGCATAAGAAGGATGTTACTCCATTCTCAGtaaagatatgaatgagtgaAATCCAATTGtactaatatattttcatttttcatgttCTAATAAATAATGGATCTGTTGCTTTTATACAGTTCTTGGAAAAGGGTCTGAGAGAAATTTGTTAGTTTCAGCCTATGAATTTTGAATCATTTTCTAATTCAcggattaaattattttttgtgttGAACAAATCTTGACCAGTAAACCATGATCAAACTTGTGGtcataatttctttttttagcTTGTGTAAAGAAC comes from the Primulina huaijiensis isolate GDHJ02 chromosome 8, ASM1229523v2, whole genome shotgun sequence genome and includes:
- the LOC140983212 gene encoding uncharacterized protein; this encodes MENEVVIIKDRKTECSPRESDVLSPTSKMMNAGGISRQGSITKHDCVCAPTTHAGSFRCRLHRSPSLNRTKSTDSPACPDSQSKA